The region GATCGGCGCGCGTGCTGGCGAGCACGCGGCTGTTCCGATCGTTGACTCGCGCGCTTGCGCATTGACGCGCTGAAGACGGGCCACCTATCATCCGGGTGCAGCGTCGGCACGGCTCGGCTCCGCCTTCGTTCCGCCAGACCCTCTCCTACGTTCGACCGCACGGGTCGCCGGCCGCTGCTGAGCGCGCCCGGAGCAGGGGCGGCTCGCGAGGTGTGCGCATGGTCCAGGCTCCGCCATCCGAATTCCTCGACGTCGCTGGCGTGCGCACGCACCTCCGCCAGCGGGGGAGCGGCGACCCGCTGCTCCTCCTGCACGGCGCAGGCGGCTCGGGCGTGTGGAGTCCCTACCAGGAATCGCTCTCGCAACGCTTTCGCCTGATCGTACCGGACCACCCTGGGTTCGGCGAGTCCGAGCGGCCGGACTGGCTCGAGACGATGGACGATCTGGTCTATCACTACCTGGATTTGCTCGAGCTGCTGGGCATCCCCCGCGTCCGGATCGCCGGCAGCTCGCTCGGCGGGTGGCTCGCCGCCGAGATCGCGGTCGCCCACCCGGAGGTCGTGGAGCGCCTGGCCCTCATCGACCCGGCCGGCCTCAAGGTCCCGGGCATGTTCCTCCCGGACATCTTCTCCATGACCGAGGAGGAGCAGACGCGCATCCTCTTCTTCGACCAGGCGCTGGCCGAGCAGCAGATTCCGCCCGCCCCGACGAGCGATGCTGTGCTGCAGCGGATCAAGAACCTGACAACGGTGGCGCGCGTCGCCTGGAACCCGTACCTCTACAACCCGCGACTGCAGCGGCGGCTGCGGCGGGTCAAAGCCCCGACGCTCCTCATCTGGGGGCGGGAAGACCGGCTCATCCCCATCGAGAATGCCAGGCTCTGGCTGGACGGGATCCCCCACGCGCGT is a window of Chloroflexota bacterium DNA encoding:
- a CDS encoding alpha/beta hydrolase, whose translation is MVQAPPSEFLDVAGVRTHLRQRGSGDPLLLLHGAGGSGVWSPYQESLSQRFRLIVPDHPGFGESERPDWLETMDDLVYHYLDLLELLGIPRVRIAGSSLGGWLAAEIAVAHPEVVERLALIDPAGLKVPGMFLPDIFSMTEEEQTRILFFDQALAEQQIPPAPTSDAVLQRIKNLTTVARVAWNPYLYNPRLQRRLRRVKAPTLLIWGREDRLIPIENARLWLDGIPHARLVPIDRCGHVPHRERPDELLRALVDFMTEGA